Sequence from the Rutidosis leptorrhynchoides isolate AG116_Rl617_1_P2 chromosome 3, CSIRO_AGI_Rlap_v1, whole genome shotgun sequence genome:
GCTTTTGCACAAATAACAGTGTAAAACCCGTATTTTCACACATAACTCTCCCAAGAAACCAAAGCTAAAATGTGTAACTATCAAGGGGGAGTTTAAAGATTCAAATGTcagtaatgacggaggatgtgtcctggtgactgcctcaagaggatgtgtctagatgacttcCTCAACCACAACAGTCACCAAATGATGGAGGATATGTCCTAGTGACTGCCTtaagaggatgtgtctagatgactgcctcaaataCGGAATGACTAAACAACTTGATGCAAATTAAGTGGTTGGTGTCTCGAACTGCCGAAGGGGTTCCGAGAAACCATGAATAGGAACCCTGCGTATCAACCGGAAATCCTCTATCAACACCTTACTTTAGAAGGTGGGACCTCAAACAGGGTCCagaggtcagacttatcttgatgacggagatctgtctagttcaacggagaggcaatatgacaatacttaggcttaccttggtagatttatcagaccCCCGAAAGGATGATCACCTTAACGATTAGTCAGCATTTAAACCTGACCACACACACTCCTTAGAGAGTGcaacaactgaaagagatgtgtcacctcatgacatatcaatgaattcaggacgcgatgtaacatcttcctccattacattgatttctaccgacaccaatgcgttgttaggtacagttggaagacttggtattaccaagagcggcatagtcgcacaaaagtcccatgatactttaatcatggaggtggatagcttgctaacgccgactggaacttcggtgaccagtcatcctcaacatccaccgaggataaacttggacctaccaataccggtgaggtccccaaattcagaaacattttggtttcagaaaacttgtctagtgtaacaactagcatgcctgatttaaacttgtctagtataacaactagcttgaattttacaaaaccaaaaacgGTTTCTAAAAAATCTTGTTTTCCCCGAGGATCAAACTTTTACCTTAACCTCTTTGTTTCTTCTTAGCAGGTACACATTTCCTCTCTAATGATAATCATATATGCTCTTTCTGCTATTTTGCGATGAACACGGGATGCCATATTCGTGCTACACATGCTGAACACGGTACACCATATTCATCATGCGGAGAGAATGACACACGAGTCAAAAACAAACCAATCACGGTCACGAAAAAGACGACTCAACATTTGAGGGGAAGCAAAAGaggtttacacaatatcatatcaaGCTACTTTCAATTCACAAAGTTAgtcgaaagtcaaagatcaagaccCCATCGCCCGAACCAAAGAAGATGACAAAACAAATCAATCATAACACTCCCAGATCAGTTCATCCTAAGTGCAAGTTCGTGTTCAAAGCTGAGAGCATCAAAAGCTTCATAGCTTCAAATCGAAATCAAAAGTCCAGAAGAAGGTTGCACAAGAAATTGCAAGAAAATGATCAAGGGAGGGTTACATCATTTGAAAACCCCACGCCAAGGACTGATGATTGATAACCAAGGGGAAGACTGTTGACAACCAACACGGTTTTAAAAACCCCatgccaagggggagattgttgacaatgaatattgtctattatttgTGGCATACGATTTTTGTTAGTATTAATGTAATAGATTATTTACTTATTATTGTATTAGCTAGTTTAACCATGGTAAATGTATTTTACCACTCTTGTAACTTGGAGGTTGCTAGTATATAAGCAACCTCCCACCCATTTTATCACTAGTTGAGTTATTCACACATTCTTACTACTTGCAACTCTCTCTCTCAACCTTATCATTATAACACATGTTCTTAACAACTAAACCCACGTACACTTACTAAACCGATCGACCTTAGCAAGAATTGGGGCTAACAGTACTATATATAAAAACCGTAGATAGATATTGAATAGATGAAATGCAAAGTATTACCGTGTTGTAGTTATTATCCTAATTATTAAAATGTTAAAAGTTTAAACATGCATGAAGAATTAGAAGGAAGCTAGATGAAGCAAATGACCACTGTCAAAATTTATCTCGAGAATAAGTATTATTGATTTATGATTCTATTGGTTGATATTGACGGTTGACATAATGAAAAGTTCGAACGAATTTTGTAACTTGAATCGGATATGGGAACGTCTGTAGTTAAATCGGAATGAGGAGTAAACATTAAATTTAATTGGCTTTTCTCATTGGAAAATCAAACTTAATATTTTGTATCTCATCGTAGATTTTGTATTTAAttcaaaattaaataattaaaatatatataaacatatttttttattaatatatattaaaaataaatatatattatgaaaGCTCATTTAGGCTCGCGAGCTTATACGAGCTCGACATatgaagctcgagctcgagctcgtttatAAAACAAGCTCTACCTTAAGCTCGAACTCGGGCTCTACCTAAATCAATGTTATCCTATTATTATCATCCCCATTAATTATATGGGCATAGGGTAAAAaaaaaaaccgaagtttgaaacttcggttttttttttttttttttttttagtaaaaaaaaaaaacaaaaccgaagtttgaaacttcggatttggcaaaaccgaagttccaaacttcggttttaccatttttgtaataaaaaaaaaaaaaaaacgatttttccaTTTTCGCAAGAAGGTtaaaaaaaattactattttaaaaaaaaaaaatccttacatGCCTCACTGTCCTAAACTCTCGGTCAAGAGTCAATAATTCAATACTGATTCAAATGTACTAACAATAACACTTAACTAAAAACTACTACGTAATAAATACCAACTAAATTAGTGGACGTAGATCTCTTCATGAAGTTAAGTAACTCACTAGCTTGCCATTCAGATGGCTTCTTATTTATATCCATCGTACGGTTCAATTTATATAGCCGGTCAAGAAAGAAAACAGAAAGAGATTAAAGAGCATCACGGCACTTGGAACAAAAACAAATTCCAAATTTAGCAGTCCGTTTTTGACTTGTCACTAACAATCATGTTCaatcatttaataataatgaacTTCTTCATAATTGTCACACACTAATCACTCTCTATATTAAGATTCATATTCATATGCACATTAGTTAATaataaaatcaagaaatcaaaATCTTCAAAATGGCTACTAGTGATgatgtggtggtggtgatggttcctTTTGTTGCACAAGGCCATCTTAACCAACTCCTCCACTTCTCCCACCTTATAATCTCCGGTTACAACATCCCAATTCACTTCGTCTGCACCGCCACCCACAGCCGACAGGCCCGCCTCCGTCTCCAAGGCCGGAACACCCCAAACAACCACATGATCAACTTCCATCAAATCCCGGATCCTGAGTTCACTTCCCCACCTCCTAATCCCAATGGGGGTCCCACCCAATGCCTTACACACCTTCAACCTTCCTTCAACGCAACCCTCCTTCTTCGTCATCCAGTCGCAGATATCATCCGCTCGCTCTCGAAAACGACTAGGAGAGTCGCTGTCGTGCACGATTCGCTCATGTCTTACGTCGTTCAAGACGTGAAAACTATACCGAATGCCGAGACTTATATCTTCCGTGGTCTCTCTGTTTTCTTTACTTTCTGCTTGAGTTTTGAGAAACTAGGAAAAGAAATACCGAAATCGATACGTCAGCTACCGAAACCGGTCGAAACCATGAGCCAAGAATTTTTGGAGTTTGTAAAACTTCAATTCTTACAACAATCGTTTCATGTTGGAAATATATATGATTCATCGAGAGTCGTAGAAGGGAAGTTTCTAGAATCTTTAGAAAAAGAGGAGACATATGGGAAGAATCATTGGGCCGTTGGACCATTTAATCCGGTTGAGATCGAATCGAATAGTACCGATTCCCTTAACCGTCACAACTGCTTAAAATGGCTAGACAAGCAACCAGCAAATTCCGTGGTCTATGTTTCGTTTGGGACAACGACAACGTTCACGAATGATCAAATAAACGAGCTCGCAATTGGACTAGAGAAAAGCGAGCAAAGATTTTTGTGGGTGTTACGAGAAGCCGATAAAGGTGACATTTTTAAAAAATCGGACGATAAACAAGTCGAGTTACCCGATGGGTTTGAAGAGAGGGTCGCGGGAAAAGGGTTGGTTGTAAGAGAATGGGCCCCACAGTTGGAAATTTTGGGTCATTCGTCGACAGGTGGATTTGTGAGTCATTGTGGATGGAACTCGTGTATGGAAGCTTTAACCTCGGGGGTTGCGATTGCGACTTGGCCAATGCATACCGATCAGCCGTACAATGCTGTATTATTGTTGGATGAATTAGGTGTTGCGTTGGTAATGAGGGACTGGGCGCGTAAAGATGAGTTGTTAGCGTCTGATATTGTGGAGAATGTTGTGAGGAAGTTAATGGTTACGAGTGAAGGGGCGGCGATAAGGAAAAAAGCGAAGGAATTGGGTGGTCAATTACGGATGTCCGTGGCTAAAGATGGTGTTACTCGTAAAGAATTGGATTCAATTATTTCTTACTTTCGTAGGTAATATGTAGATGTAAACGAATTTAAAGTTTTCCAAAAAACAGCAACATAACTCAATCCCACGTGTGCGGGTCATGGGGTTAAAGTTTTCCATGTCATTAAAATTGTTAACAGGTGATCGTTTTTATGTCTTTTATTATTGTTGTTTCCTGTTTGGTTGAAAGGGTTCACGTTAGACACGTCAATTTTAAAGTGCATGTGCTTTTGTCTTCGGATTAAAAACCATAATTAACAtgtactgtaattaaaaattcattaaAAGTAGTTGTTGACTCAATCAATAATCAACCTCACTTAATTTCAAGTATATATAACAAATGTGAGTAAACAACAATAAACCACTGCTGTAATAAAGTAAGAATAACAACTAACAGAGAAGTGAGTAGTTACAAACACATAGATACAAGATCATTACACTGTTACTAATTTCTGAAACAAAAACGAGGCTCATGAGTCATGTCACACACTAATAACAGCAAAAACAGTCATGCATACAAACATAGTAAACACAATGTGTCGATATATACGCATAGAACGATTACGAATGCAGAAATAAACTCGAAAATTTTGGTCAGATTTACATACCCCTCAAGATTAAGATCGATTGATCAACTGACGATTGATATTCCTTCTGATCAACATATCCTTCATCAATTCCTTCTATATattcatattaaaattaaatattcttATTTTTGCTTTTGATTTTGCAAATTACTCAAGGCGTATAAAAGAATTAATGGGATTTTACAGTTAGGATTTCGAGTTTCGACACAGGTTACAGATGAACTCCTCAGAACCCCAATTTCTACACATATTCCGGCTACATTTGCACAATCTTATGTTCATGGGCCTTGTCAAGCTTGTATTAATCAACAGCCCAGCAACCTTGGGCCCTATATGGACGTTAAAACTCAGTCTAGAAACTGAACAACCTATGCATAATTTTGGAGATGTCTATGGTGAAATTGGACACAAGTGCTCTACACAAGTGTTTTCTCTCATTTATTAATAATCTATAAGTTGCATCTTTTATCATTGTATTTATTCGTATGCCGTTATTGGTGACAAAACTCTTATCCATGTCACTAACACCGGTCATACATTTTACCAACTTTACATCAACCCTACATCTTCATAATGTTCATGTCATCTAATATTATCAAAAACCTCGTGTCTGTTTTGACAATTTACCAGTGGTAAACAAGTATATATAGAATGTGGTTTGGTTATATTTACCGGATAAAATCCTTTACATAGAAAAGAATTTGGCCTCTTTCATTGCTTTGCACACATTCGTTGAGgcacattatttttaatttatcgaCAGTCTGACATGGCTTAGTTATTGTTCAATGTTGATGACATATATAGTTTTGACAGTTTCCCAGAATTTCTTCAGTGGGCCATTAAATCTCTTAATGGAGAATTTTTCATGACAGATTTAGGTCTGTTGAACTGCTTTGAGAACTTCTATCACATGCATTTCCACTAGTTAGTTTCTCTCCCAGACTAAGTATATTATCAAGATTCTTGAGAAAGCTCATATGTTACATTGTAACTCTTGTAGGACACCGGTTGACACTGATACTAAGCTCGGGACCCTATTGAATTTTTATCCTGGATTTGCCACTAGATCCAGTGCAGAAGCGAGTATCGTAGTGTCGATAATGTAGTTAAGGTATCATACTCATCCTTACTTTGAGCTAGTTCTAAAGAGTTTTATATGTGTTGGATGTGTATGTATTCGGTAAGCTAGCATAAGTTACCTTGGTTTGCTTtcgattaatcaagttaaaaattgTTTCATGCTTTGTCTAagacataatacattcaatcaaatcGGAAATAAAGTGGAAGATCGAAGACCTAGTATCAGCCTTGTGGTGTAAAGCTAACGGGACCTTACCATCGGGCTCAAAGTCGTATTTCTTGTTACAAATTGGAGAACACGATAAGACACATCACATAAGTGTCTTTATTTCTATTTTGGtttgtcgaaagtaagtgtccacTCCAATAATTGACATTCAACTTTACCTTTTACCCTCTAACATTGTTTCATACAAGTCTGTGTAAAGTAAAGAGCAAAAATGACATATGACTAGTAAGAATGAATCCTTGTACTCGACTTAAAACTGTGTATCATACAACAAACTAGGCATTAATTTGAGACGAAGGAAGTATAAGCTATCTACACTCCTACATTTAACTACGTTTCCATTGCCTTAAAAGGGGAAATCTCCTATCGTTGCTTGTAACTCCTACGGAGAGAAAATACTCCCTACAGTACCCCGCAACTCTAATGATTGATATGCATCAAGTCCGACTTATGTGAAGGCTTATCAAAGTATATGAAGCCTCTTGAATGACCCTTTATAAAACTGGCTGGCTTTGCCGGATATATGATGCAATAGTTGTTTACATAATTAATGACTATGCAAGAAATCCATTTAAGCGATGTACGAAATTAATCACTTAATTTTGAGCAAATTAATAAAAAGAGTTGGCTAATTATTCAATCCATTGTTTAACCATGATTACCTGTTTAACCGTGATTACCGCAATCCACGTGATATTGAGGTGAAATATGAATGGTTACCAACGCAATGCACATGAAATTAAGTAAATACTCTAAACAAAAATGCATTTATATCATATTCAATTCAATGCTATATTAT
This genomic interval carries:
- the LOC139898711 gene encoding zeatin O-glucosyltransferase-like is translated as MATSDDVVVVMVPFVAQGHLNQLLHFSHLIISGYNIPIHFVCTATHSRQARLRLQGRNTPNNHMINFHQIPDPEFTSPPPNPNGGPTQCLTHLQPSFNATLLLRHPVADIIRSLSKTTRRVAVVHDSLMSYVVQDVKTIPNAETYIFRGLSVFFTFCLSFEKLGKEIPKSIRQLPKPVETMSQEFLEFVKLQFLQQSFHVGNIYDSSRVVEGKFLESLEKEETYGKNHWAVGPFNPVEIESNSTDSLNRHNCLKWLDKQPANSVVYVSFGTTTTFTNDQINELAIGLEKSEQRFLWVLREADKGDIFKKSDDKQVELPDGFEERVAGKGLVVREWAPQLEILGHSSTGGFVSHCGWNSCMEALTSGVAIATWPMHTDQPYNAVLLLDELGVALVMRDWARKDELLASDIVENVVRKLMVTSEGAAIRKKAKELGGQLRMSVAKDGVTRKELDSIISYFRR